From the genome of Xyrauchen texanus isolate HMW12.3.18 chromosome 22, RBS_HiC_50CHRs, whole genome shotgun sequence, one region includes:
- the LOC127662347 gene encoding adhesion G-protein coupled receptor G2-like isoform X1, giving the protein MSHVKQIFLWVLIVYCTTCQIRCTKIMIVGDHLTNTSCCAYPVINSTCQTSSGTEMGNFCIMNVGQNISKGSCKTLEGRKYSFKIRKLNGTYEVLMDELVKDIHLWFIPDDLKCLPSGVLNSTAFPPAANSTSGTTTISTTQDHSCTICPCGGTGCSGSPAVDPEVSCINSTYDECMCKGREGKKYVLMVNGTEFNCTNCCKPPNMTSTTPANPSTATNPSTTTNPSTATNPSTTTNPSTATNPSTASNPSTASNPSTATNPSTASNPSTASNPSTATNPSTATNPSTASNPSTATNPSTASNPSTASNPSTATNPSTASNPSTASNPSTASNPSTATNPSTATNPSTTTNPSTATNPSTASNPSTANNPSTASNPSTASNPSTTTNPSTTTNEVIPVEGIINITSEYQEPTNGETDPLQASNTLDKLEKLTHLMERENQSNMAIVIGEVKGLLLRHVKKKETQDVNICYSSIDDMMNVVVSNNLEELKYPWFVKISKEAFDKSHLENNGSAFVGVLRFMNMGNNDGNHPVLNNEVYGITMGANISNLTNNIDILIKQENLDGNLSCNSWDGRGNLEWTRFGCNTTKINNGTIKCSCSHLTFFAILMSLPDANRTAQYVESLTYITNIGCGFSMFFLGIGLFMHFLLRKAKSNQATKILINMFVALFLLNLSFLCNESIANTQDNSACIAIALIMHYSMLATFTWFFVQALHMYMWLIRQNLTTKNYMRKISAVGWACPAPIVLIIVSIGEYKRVSIQSTTKPTQMCWITNPYVHYIVNIGYYALVFVFTAGIFIMMLTKIIQARNIIVGEIKKVTFKKQLTMILSLLFLFGLTWGIAFFSFGPMVIPSYYIFTVLNSFQGFFLFLYYYHIRDDVEGSFSDDPDSSTSSSTKTIQSSINTQSNVYDNIHE; this is encoded by the exons ATGTCTCATGTAAAGCAGATTTTCTTGTGGGTACTTATCGTATACTGCACTACATGTCAGATAA GATGTACAAAAATAATGATCGTTGGTGACCATCTGACCAATACAAGTTGTTGTGCATATCCAG TTATAAACAGCACATGTCAAACAAGCTCCGGCACGGAGATGGGGAATTTCTGCATAATGAACGTTGGACAAAACATTTCTAAAG GATCTTGCAAAACACTAGAAGGCagaaaatacagtttcaaaatCAGAAAACTAAATGGGACTTATGAGGTACTAATGGATGAGCTCGTTAAAGACATACATCTGTGGTTTATACCGGATGATCTGAAATGTTTGCCATCAGGAGTCCTGAATTCAACAG CGTTCCCACCAGCAGCGAACAGCACATCGGGAACAACAACTATCAGCACAACACAAG ATCATTCCTGTACTATCTGCCCGTGTGGTGGTACAG GTTGTTCGGGAAGTCCTGCTGTTGATCCTGAGGTGTCATGTATAAACAGTACATATGATGAATGTATGTGCAAAG ggagagaaggaaaaaaatatgTTCTCATGGTAAATGGGACAGAATTTAACTGCACGAATTGCTGCAAACCACCTAATATGACAtccactactccagccaatccaTCCACGGCAACCAATCCATCCACGACAACCAATCCATCCACGGCAACCAATCCATCCACGACAACCAATCCATCCACGGCAACCAATCCATCCACGGCAAGCAATCCATCCACGGCAAGCAATCCATCCACGGCAACCAATCCATCCACGGCAAGCAATCCATCCACGGCAAGCAATCCATCCACGGCAACCAATCCATCCACGGCAACCAATCCATCCACGGCAAGCAATCCATCCACGGCAACCAATCCATCCACGGCAAGCAATCCATCCACGGCAAGCAATCCATCCACGGCAACCAATCCATCCACGGCAAGCAATCCATCCACGGCAAGCAATCCATCCACGGCAAGCAATCCATCCACGGCAACCAATCCATCCACGGCAACCAATCCATCCACGACAACCAATCCATCCACGGCAACCAATCCATCCACGGCAAGCAATCCATCCACGGCAAACAATCCATCCACGGCAAGCAATCCATCCACGGCAAGCAATCCATCCACGACAACCAATCCATCCACGACAACCAATGAAGTGATTCCAGTTGAAGGAATTATCAATATTACTTCAGAGTATCAAGAACCAACGAATGGGGAAACCGATCCTCTCCAAGCATC AAACACTCTGGACAAACTGGAAAAACTGACGCACCTGATGGAAAGAGAAAACCAAAGCAACATGGCGATTGTCATAGGAGAGGTTAAAGGTCTTCTGCTCAGACATGTCAAGAAAAAAGAGACCCAAGACGTCAACATCTGCTACTCGTCAATCGATGACATGATGAAC GTCGTTGTGAGTAACAACCTCGAGGAGCTGAAATATCCCTGGTTTGTGAAAATATCCAAGGAGGCGTTCGATAAATCCCATTTAGAGAACAACGGAAGCGCATTTGTTGGAGTTCTACGGTTCATGAACATGGGAAACAAT GATGGAAATCACCCAGTTTTGAATAATGAGGTTTACGGTATAACAATGGGCGCCAATATCTCCAATCTTACCAacaatattgacattttaatcaaaCAGGAGAATCTG GATGGTAACCTGTCCTGCAATTCCTGGGATGGGAGAG GTAACCTGGAATGGACCAGATTTGGCTGTAACACCACAAAGATCAACAACGGCACCATAAAGTGCTCATGTTCACATCTGACGTTCTTTGCAATACTAATG TCTCTGCCAGATGCAAACCGCACAGCGCAGTATGTGGAGTCATTGACCTACATCACCAATATCGGTTGCGGCTTCTCCATGTTCTTCTTGGGCATTGGCCTGTTCATGCATTTCCTGTTACG GAAAGCCAAATCAAATCAGGCCACGAAGATCTTGATCAACATGTTTGTGGCTTTGTTTCTACTGAACTTATCGTTTTTGTGCAATGAGAGTATCGCCAACACTCAAGACAACTCTGCGTGCATCGCCATCGCACTGATCATGCATTACTCGATGCTGGCGACCTTCACCTGGTTCTTCGTTCAAGCCCTTCACATGTACATGTGGCTCATCAGACAGAACCTCACCACCAAAAACTACATGAGGAAGATCAGCGCGGTGGGATGGG CGTGTCCGGCTCCAATCGTCCTGATCATCGTTTCTATAGGAGAGTATAAAAGAGTGTCCATACAATCAACAACGAAACCCACACAGAT GTGCTGGATCACAAATCCTTACGTTCACTACATCGTGAACATCGGATACTATGCTTTGGTTTTTGTTTTCACGGCAGGAATCTTCATCATGATGCTCACAAAGATTATCCAAGCGAGAAACATTATAGTCGGTGAAATTAAGAAAGTCACGTTTAAGAAACAGCTAACGATGATTTTGAGTCTTCTCTTCCTGTTCGGCTTGACGTGGGGAATCGCGTTCTTCAGTTTTGGGCCGATGGTCATTCCGTCATACTACATCTTCACTGTGTTGAACTCCTTTCAGG GATTCTTTCTGTTCTTGTATTATTATCACATTCGTGACGATGTAGAAGGGAGCTTCTCTGATGACCCGGACAGCAGCACCTCCAGTTCCACCAAAACCATTCAATCCAGCATTAATACACAGAGCAATGTATATGATAATATTCATGAATAA
- the LOC127662347 gene encoding adhesion G-protein coupled receptor G2-like isoform X2, whose translation MSHVKQIFLWVLIVYCTTCQIRCTKIMIVGDHLTNTSCCAYPVINSTCQTSSGTEMGNFCIMNVGQNISKGSCKTLEGRKYSFKIRKLNGTYEVLMDELVKDIHLWFIPDDLKCLPSGVLNSTAFPPAANSTSGTTTISTTQDHSCTICPCGGTGCSGSPAVDPEVSCINSTYDECMCKGREGKKYVLMVNGTEFNCTNCCKPPNMTSTTPANPSTATNPSTTTNPSTATNPSTTTNPSTATNPSTASNPSTASNPSTATNPSTASNPSTASNPSTATNPSTATNPSTASNPSTATNPSTASNPSTASNPSTATNPSTASNPSTASNPSTASNPSTATNPSTATNPSTTTNPSTATNPSTASNPSTANNPSTASNPSTASNPSTTTNPSTTTNEVIPVEGIINITSEYQEPTNGETDPLQASNTLDKLEKLTHLMERENQSNMAIVIGEVKGLLLRHVKKKETQDVNICYSSIDDMMNVVVSNNLEELKYPWFVKISKEAFDKSHLENNGSAFVGVLRFMNMGNNDGNHPVLNNEVYGITMGANISNLTNNIDILIKQENLDGNLSCNSWDGRGNLEWTRFGCNTTKINNGTIKCSCSHLTFFAILMSLPDANRTAQYVESLTYITNIGCGFSMFFLGIGLFMHFLLRKAKSNQATKILINMFVALFLLNLSFLCNESIANTQDNSACIAIALIMHYSMLATFTWFFVQALHMYMWLIRQNLTTKNYMRKISAVGWACPAPIVLIIVSIGEYKRVSIQSTTKPTQMNLHHDAHKDYPSEKHYSR comes from the exons ATGTCTCATGTAAAGCAGATTTTCTTGTGGGTACTTATCGTATACTGCACTACATGTCAGATAA GATGTACAAAAATAATGATCGTTGGTGACCATCTGACCAATACAAGTTGTTGTGCATATCCAG TTATAAACAGCACATGTCAAACAAGCTCCGGCACGGAGATGGGGAATTTCTGCATAATGAACGTTGGACAAAACATTTCTAAAG GATCTTGCAAAACACTAGAAGGCagaaaatacagtttcaaaatCAGAAAACTAAATGGGACTTATGAGGTACTAATGGATGAGCTCGTTAAAGACATACATCTGTGGTTTATACCGGATGATCTGAAATGTTTGCCATCAGGAGTCCTGAATTCAACAG CGTTCCCACCAGCAGCGAACAGCACATCGGGAACAACAACTATCAGCACAACACAAG ATCATTCCTGTACTATCTGCCCGTGTGGTGGTACAG GTTGTTCGGGAAGTCCTGCTGTTGATCCTGAGGTGTCATGTATAAACAGTACATATGATGAATGTATGTGCAAAG ggagagaaggaaaaaaatatgTTCTCATGGTAAATGGGACAGAATTTAACTGCACGAATTGCTGCAAACCACCTAATATGACAtccactactccagccaatccaTCCACGGCAACCAATCCATCCACGACAACCAATCCATCCACGGCAACCAATCCATCCACGACAACCAATCCATCCACGGCAACCAATCCATCCACGGCAAGCAATCCATCCACGGCAAGCAATCCATCCACGGCAACCAATCCATCCACGGCAAGCAATCCATCCACGGCAAGCAATCCATCCACGGCAACCAATCCATCCACGGCAACCAATCCATCCACGGCAAGCAATCCATCCACGGCAACCAATCCATCCACGGCAAGCAATCCATCCACGGCAAGCAATCCATCCACGGCAACCAATCCATCCACGGCAAGCAATCCATCCACGGCAAGCAATCCATCCACGGCAAGCAATCCATCCACGGCAACCAATCCATCCACGGCAACCAATCCATCCACGACAACCAATCCATCCACGGCAACCAATCCATCCACGGCAAGCAATCCATCCACGGCAAACAATCCATCCACGGCAAGCAATCCATCCACGGCAAGCAATCCATCCACGACAACCAATCCATCCACGACAACCAATGAAGTGATTCCAGTTGAAGGAATTATCAATATTACTTCAGAGTATCAAGAACCAACGAATGGGGAAACCGATCCTCTCCAAGCATC AAACACTCTGGACAAACTGGAAAAACTGACGCACCTGATGGAAAGAGAAAACCAAAGCAACATGGCGATTGTCATAGGAGAGGTTAAAGGTCTTCTGCTCAGACATGTCAAGAAAAAAGAGACCCAAGACGTCAACATCTGCTACTCGTCAATCGATGACATGATGAAC GTCGTTGTGAGTAACAACCTCGAGGAGCTGAAATATCCCTGGTTTGTGAAAATATCCAAGGAGGCGTTCGATAAATCCCATTTAGAGAACAACGGAAGCGCATTTGTTGGAGTTCTACGGTTCATGAACATGGGAAACAAT GATGGAAATCACCCAGTTTTGAATAATGAGGTTTACGGTATAACAATGGGCGCCAATATCTCCAATCTTACCAacaatattgacattttaatcaaaCAGGAGAATCTG GATGGTAACCTGTCCTGCAATTCCTGGGATGGGAGAG GTAACCTGGAATGGACCAGATTTGGCTGTAACACCACAAAGATCAACAACGGCACCATAAAGTGCTCATGTTCACATCTGACGTTCTTTGCAATACTAATG TCTCTGCCAGATGCAAACCGCACAGCGCAGTATGTGGAGTCATTGACCTACATCACCAATATCGGTTGCGGCTTCTCCATGTTCTTCTTGGGCATTGGCCTGTTCATGCATTTCCTGTTACG GAAAGCCAAATCAAATCAGGCCACGAAGATCTTGATCAACATGTTTGTGGCTTTGTTTCTACTGAACTTATCGTTTTTGTGCAATGAGAGTATCGCCAACACTCAAGACAACTCTGCGTGCATCGCCATCGCACTGATCATGCATTACTCGATGCTGGCGACCTTCACCTGGTTCTTCGTTCAAGCCCTTCACATGTACATGTGGCTCATCAGACAGAACCTCACCACCAAAAACTACATGAGGAAGATCAGCGCGGTGGGATGGG CGTGTCCGGCTCCAATCGTCCTGATCATCGTTTCTATAGGAGAGTATAAAAGAGTGTCCATACAATCAACAACGAAACCCACACAGAT GAATCTTCATCATGATGCTCACAAAGATTATCCAAGCGAGAAACATTATAGTCGGTGA